Proteins encoded together in one Eublepharis macularius isolate TG4126 chromosome 2, MPM_Emac_v1.0, whole genome shotgun sequence window:
- the ATXN3 gene encoding ataxin-3 isoform X4, with product MRMAEGGLSSEEYRTFLQQPSGNMDDSGFFSIQVISNALKVWGLELILFNSPEYQRLGIDPINERSFICNYKEHWFTVRKLGKQWFNLNSLLTGPELISDTYLALFLAQLQQEGYSIFVVKGDLPDCEADQLLQMIRVQQMQRPKLIGEDTLQARDQRVQKADLEQTLDVSQPFDGPGVLDEDEENFQKALALSRQEIDMEDEEADLRRAIQLSMQGGHRTGFSDACTLNAPRSATTNQSESLTSEELRRRRQAYFEKQQHLHQQCQNPEFHDVPTTSSNALGTDPGGDLSEEDMLQAAMNMSLETVRNSLNTEEKK from the exons ATGAGGATGGCTGAGGGAGGACTCTCTAGTGAAGAATATAGGACATTTTTACAG CAGCCTTCTGGCAATATGGATGACAGTGGTTTCTTCTCTATTCAA GTTATAAGCAATGCCTTGAAAGTTTGGGGTTTAGAACTAATCCTCTTCAACAGCCCAGAGTATCAGAGGCTCGGGATCGATCCTAT aaATGAAAGATCTTTTATTTGTAACTATAAGGAACACTGGTTTACAGTTCGAAAGTTAGGAAAACAG tgGTTCAACTTGAACTCTCTTTTGACGGGTCCAGAACTAATATCggatacttaccttgcacttttccTGGCTCAGTTACAACAGGAAG GTTATTCTATATTTGTTGTAAAGGGCGATTTACCGGATTGTGAGGCTGATCAGTTACTGCAAATGATTCGGGTACAGCAGATGCAGCGGCCAAAATTGATTGGGGAAGACACGCTGCAAGCAAGAGATCAGAG GGTACAAAAAGCAGACCTCGAACAAACCTTAGATGTTAGCCAGCCATTTGATGGTCCAGGCGTGTTAGATGAAGATGAAGAGAATTTCCAAAAAGCTCTTGCTCTCAGCAGGCAGGAAATTGATATGGAGGATGAAGAAGCTGATCTCCGTAGAGCCATTCAACTGAGTATGCAGG GTGGTCATCGGACTGGCTTCTCAGATGCTTGCACCCTTAATGCTCCACGCTCAGCCACGACAAATCAGTCAGAATCCCTTACATCAGAAGAGCTGCGAAGAAGAAGACAGGCCTATTTTGAAAA ACAGCAGCATTTGCATCAGCAATGCCAGAATCCAGAATTTCATGATGTACCAACTACGAGTTCAAATGCACTGGGGACTGATCCAG
- the ATXN3 gene encoding ataxin-3 isoform X6, producing MEAIFHERQEGSLCAQHCLNNLLQGEYFSPVELSSIAQQLDEEERMRMAEGGLSSEEYRTFLQQPSGNMDDSGFFSIQVISNALKVWGLELILFNSPEYQRLGIDPINERSFICNYKEHWFTVRKLGKQWFNLNSLLTGPELISDTYLALFLAQLQQEGYSIFVVKGDLPDCEADQLLQMIRVQQMQRPKLIGEDTLQARDQR from the exons ATGGAGGCCATCTTCCACGAGAGG CAAGAAGGCTCTCTGTGTGCCCAGCACTGTCTGAATAATTTGCTACAAGGGGAATATTTCAGTCCTGTGGAGTTGTCGTCTATTGCACAGCAACTAGATGAAGAAGAGAGGATGAGGATGGCTGAGGGAGGACTCTCTAGTGAAGAATATAGGACATTTTTACAG CAGCCTTCTGGCAATATGGATGACAGTGGTTTCTTCTCTATTCAA GTTATAAGCAATGCCTTGAAAGTTTGGGGTTTAGAACTAATCCTCTTCAACAGCCCAGAGTATCAGAGGCTCGGGATCGATCCTAT aaATGAAAGATCTTTTATTTGTAACTATAAGGAACACTGGTTTACAGTTCGAAAGTTAGGAAAACAG tgGTTCAACTTGAACTCTCTTTTGACGGGTCCAGAACTAATATCggatacttaccttgcacttttccTGGCTCAGTTACAACAGGAAG GTTATTCTATATTTGTTGTAAAGGGCGATTTACCGGATTGTGAGGCTGATCAGTTACTGCAAATGATTCGGGTACAGCAGATGCAGCGGCCAAAATTGATTGGGGAAGACACGCTGCAAGCAAGAGATCAGAGGTAA
- the ATXN3 gene encoding ataxin-3 isoform X2 yields MEAIFHERQEGSLCAQHCLNNLLQGEYFSPVELSSIAQQLDEEERMRMAEGGLSSEEYRTFLQQPSGNMDDSGFFSIQVISNALKVWGLELILFNSPEYQRLGIDPINERSFICNYKEHWFTVRKLGKQWFNLNSLLTGPELISDTYLALFLAQLQQEGYSIFVVKGDLPDCEADQLLQMIRVQQMQRPKLIGEDTLQARDQRVQKADLEQTLDVSQPFDGPGVLDEDEENFQKALALSRQEIDMEDEEADLRRAIQLSMQGGHRTGFSDACTLNAPRSATTNQSESLTSEELRRRRQAYFEKQQHLHQQCQNPEFHDVPTTSSNALGTDPGGDLSEEDMLQAAMNMSLETVRNSLNTEEKK; encoded by the exons ATGGAGGCCATCTTCCACGAGAGG CAAGAAGGCTCTCTGTGTGCCCAGCACTGTCTGAATAATTTGCTACAAGGGGAATATTTCAGTCCTGTGGAGTTGTCGTCTATTGCACAGCAACTAGATGAAGAAGAGAGGATGAGGATGGCTGAGGGAGGACTCTCTAGTGAAGAATATAGGACATTTTTACAG CAGCCTTCTGGCAATATGGATGACAGTGGTTTCTTCTCTATTCAA GTTATAAGCAATGCCTTGAAAGTTTGGGGTTTAGAACTAATCCTCTTCAACAGCCCAGAGTATCAGAGGCTCGGGATCGATCCTAT aaATGAAAGATCTTTTATTTGTAACTATAAGGAACACTGGTTTACAGTTCGAAAGTTAGGAAAACAG tgGTTCAACTTGAACTCTCTTTTGACGGGTCCAGAACTAATATCggatacttaccttgcacttttccTGGCTCAGTTACAACAGGAAG GTTATTCTATATTTGTTGTAAAGGGCGATTTACCGGATTGTGAGGCTGATCAGTTACTGCAAATGATTCGGGTACAGCAGATGCAGCGGCCAAAATTGATTGGGGAAGACACGCTGCAAGCAAGAGATCAGAG GGTACAAAAAGCAGACCTCGAACAAACCTTAGATGTTAGCCAGCCATTTGATGGTCCAGGCGTGTTAGATGAAGATGAAGAGAATTTCCAAAAAGCTCTTGCTCTCAGCAGGCAGGAAATTGATATGGAGGATGAAGAAGCTGATCTCCGTAGAGCCATTCAACTGAGTATGCAGG GTGGTCATCGGACTGGCTTCTCAGATGCTTGCACCCTTAATGCTCCACGCTCAGCCACGACAAATCAGTCAGAATCCCTTACATCAGAAGAGCTGCGAAGAAGAAGACAGGCCTATTTTGAAAA ACAGCAGCATTTGCATCAGCAATGCCAGAATCCAGAATTTCATGATGTACCAACTACGAGTTCAAATGCACTGGGGACTGATCCAG
- the ATXN3 gene encoding ataxin-3 isoform X3, with product MEAIFHERQEGSLCAQHCLNNLLQGEYFSPVELSSIAQQLDEEERMRMAEGGLSSEEYRTFLQPSGNMDDSGFFSIQVISNALKVWGLELILFNSPEYQRLGIDPINERSFICNYKEHWFTVRKLGKQWFNLNSLLTGPELISDTYLALFLAQLQQEGYSIFVVKGDLPDCEADQLLQMIRVQQMQRPKLIGEDTLQARDQRVQKADLEQTLDVSQPFDGPGVLDEDEENFQKALALSRQEIDMEDEEADLRRAIQLSMQGGHRTGFSDACTLNAPRSATTNQSESLTSEELRRRRQAYFEKQQHLHQQCQNPEFHDVPTTSSNALGTDPGGDLSEEDMLQAAMNMSLETVRNSLNTEEKK from the exons ATGGAGGCCATCTTCCACGAGAGG CAAGAAGGCTCTCTGTGTGCCCAGCACTGTCTGAATAATTTGCTACAAGGGGAATATTTCAGTCCTGTGGAGTTGTCGTCTATTGCACAGCAACTAGATGAAGAAGAGAGGATGAGGATGGCTGAGGGAGGACTCTCTAGTGAAGAATATAGGACATTTTTACAG CCTTCTGGCAATATGGATGACAGTGGTTTCTTCTCTATTCAA GTTATAAGCAATGCCTTGAAAGTTTGGGGTTTAGAACTAATCCTCTTCAACAGCCCAGAGTATCAGAGGCTCGGGATCGATCCTAT aaATGAAAGATCTTTTATTTGTAACTATAAGGAACACTGGTTTACAGTTCGAAAGTTAGGAAAACAG tgGTTCAACTTGAACTCTCTTTTGACGGGTCCAGAACTAATATCggatacttaccttgcacttttccTGGCTCAGTTACAACAGGAAG GTTATTCTATATTTGTTGTAAAGGGCGATTTACCGGATTGTGAGGCTGATCAGTTACTGCAAATGATTCGGGTACAGCAGATGCAGCGGCCAAAATTGATTGGGGAAGACACGCTGCAAGCAAGAGATCAGAG GGTACAAAAAGCAGACCTCGAACAAACCTTAGATGTTAGCCAGCCATTTGATGGTCCAGGCGTGTTAGATGAAGATGAAGAGAATTTCCAAAAAGCTCTTGCTCTCAGCAGGCAGGAAATTGATATGGAGGATGAAGAAGCTGATCTCCGTAGAGCCATTCAACTGAGTATGCAGG GTGGTCATCGGACTGGCTTCTCAGATGCTTGCACCCTTAATGCTCCACGCTCAGCCACGACAAATCAGTCAGAATCCCTTACATCAGAAGAGCTGCGAAGAAGAAGACAGGCCTATTTTGAAAA ACAGCAGCATTTGCATCAGCAATGCCAGAATCCAGAATTTCATGATGTACCAACTACGAGTTCAAATGCACTGGGGACTGATCCAG
- the ATXN3 gene encoding ataxin-3 isoform X1, protein MWRGGCGQWETNKHGGHLPREEGSLCAQHCLNNLLQGEYFSPVELSSIAQQLDEEERMRMAEGGLSSEEYRTFLQQPSGNMDDSGFFSIQVISNALKVWGLELILFNSPEYQRLGIDPINERSFICNYKEHWFTVRKLGKQWFNLNSLLTGPELISDTYLALFLAQLQQEGYSIFVVKGDLPDCEADQLLQMIRVQQMQRPKLIGEDTLQARDQRVQKADLEQTLDVSQPFDGPGVLDEDEENFQKALALSRQEIDMEDEEADLRRAIQLSMQGGHRTGFSDACTLNAPRSATTNQSESLTSEELRRRRQAYFEKQQHLHQQCQNPEFHDVPTTSSNALGTDPGGDLSEEDMLQAAMNMSLETVRNSLNTEEKK, encoded by the exons ATGTGGCGCGGAGGCTGCGGGCAGTGGGAGACAAATAAACATGGAGGCCATCTTCCACGAGAGG AAGGCTCTCTGTGTGCCCAGCACTGTCTGAATAATTTGCTACAAGGGGAATATTTCAGTCCTGTGGAGTTGTCGTCTATTGCACAGCAACTAGATGAAGAAGAGAGGATGAGGATGGCTGAGGGAGGACTCTCTAGTGAAGAATATAGGACATTTTTACAG CAGCCTTCTGGCAATATGGATGACAGTGGTTTCTTCTCTATTCAA GTTATAAGCAATGCCTTGAAAGTTTGGGGTTTAGAACTAATCCTCTTCAACAGCCCAGAGTATCAGAGGCTCGGGATCGATCCTAT aaATGAAAGATCTTTTATTTGTAACTATAAGGAACACTGGTTTACAGTTCGAAAGTTAGGAAAACAG tgGTTCAACTTGAACTCTCTTTTGACGGGTCCAGAACTAATATCggatacttaccttgcacttttccTGGCTCAGTTACAACAGGAAG GTTATTCTATATTTGTTGTAAAGGGCGATTTACCGGATTGTGAGGCTGATCAGTTACTGCAAATGATTCGGGTACAGCAGATGCAGCGGCCAAAATTGATTGGGGAAGACACGCTGCAAGCAAGAGATCAGAG GGTACAAAAAGCAGACCTCGAACAAACCTTAGATGTTAGCCAGCCATTTGATGGTCCAGGCGTGTTAGATGAAGATGAAGAGAATTTCCAAAAAGCTCTTGCTCTCAGCAGGCAGGAAATTGATATGGAGGATGAAGAAGCTGATCTCCGTAGAGCCATTCAACTGAGTATGCAGG GTGGTCATCGGACTGGCTTCTCAGATGCTTGCACCCTTAATGCTCCACGCTCAGCCACGACAAATCAGTCAGAATCCCTTACATCAGAAGAGCTGCGAAGAAGAAGACAGGCCTATTTTGAAAA ACAGCAGCATTTGCATCAGCAATGCCAGAATCCAGAATTTCATGATGTACCAACTACGAGTTCAAATGCACTGGGGACTGATCCAG
- the ATXN3 gene encoding ataxin-3 isoform X5 — MEAIFHERQEGSLCAQHCLNNLLQGEYFSPVELSSIAQQLDEEERMRMAEGGLSSEEYRTFLQQPSGNMDDSGFFSIQWFNLNSLLTGPELISDTYLALFLAQLQQEGYSIFVVKGDLPDCEADQLLQMIRVQQMQRPKLIGEDTLQARDQRVQKADLEQTLDVSQPFDGPGVLDEDEENFQKALALSRQEIDMEDEEADLRRAIQLSMQGGHRTGFSDACTLNAPRSATTNQSESLTSEELRRRRQAYFEKQQHLHQQCQNPEFHDVPTTSSNALGTDPGGDLSEEDMLQAAMNMSLETVRNSLNTEEKK; from the exons ATGGAGGCCATCTTCCACGAGAGG CAAGAAGGCTCTCTGTGTGCCCAGCACTGTCTGAATAATTTGCTACAAGGGGAATATTTCAGTCCTGTGGAGTTGTCGTCTATTGCACAGCAACTAGATGAAGAAGAGAGGATGAGGATGGCTGAGGGAGGACTCTCTAGTGAAGAATATAGGACATTTTTACAG CAGCCTTCTGGCAATATGGATGACAGTGGTTTCTTCTCTATTCAA tgGTTCAACTTGAACTCTCTTTTGACGGGTCCAGAACTAATATCggatacttaccttgcacttttccTGGCTCAGTTACAACAGGAAG GTTATTCTATATTTGTTGTAAAGGGCGATTTACCGGATTGTGAGGCTGATCAGTTACTGCAAATGATTCGGGTACAGCAGATGCAGCGGCCAAAATTGATTGGGGAAGACACGCTGCAAGCAAGAGATCAGAG GGTACAAAAAGCAGACCTCGAACAAACCTTAGATGTTAGCCAGCCATTTGATGGTCCAGGCGTGTTAGATGAAGATGAAGAGAATTTCCAAAAAGCTCTTGCTCTCAGCAGGCAGGAAATTGATATGGAGGATGAAGAAGCTGATCTCCGTAGAGCCATTCAACTGAGTATGCAGG GTGGTCATCGGACTGGCTTCTCAGATGCTTGCACCCTTAATGCTCCACGCTCAGCCACGACAAATCAGTCAGAATCCCTTACATCAGAAGAGCTGCGAAGAAGAAGACAGGCCTATTTTGAAAA ACAGCAGCATTTGCATCAGCAATGCCAGAATCCAGAATTTCATGATGTACCAACTACGAGTTCAAATGCACTGGGGACTGATCCAG